From Uloborus diversus isolate 005 chromosome 8, Udiv.v.3.1, whole genome shotgun sequence, a single genomic window includes:
- the LOC129228550 gene encoding elongator complex protein 5-like, protein MYFNKEPLHQNPKSKFIVIKDSKLSSCYKMYKTLFKLCIKEGKCLRAYSYERSRNDLLFDLNVNTDNAEIIDAVSDPHGWDSNVEKTCFSSINVICQQLVQYKGTVFMCSLTPLLYNSGINEVYKSFHKLLKQNVELQIVAIFHADVHPACESDIIESLATTVIDSVAEGDNFISTVHYPSGKVSKQLTECKISPSYDFVILRDIELSHNPVAVKQPDPTENLPFNLRLKQSEIEARSQLQLPYMKMQTDDDAIIQNILESEYYDEDDPDDDLDI, encoded by the coding sequence atgtatttcaataaagAACCACTTCATCAAAATCCTAAATCGAAATTCATTGTTATCAAAGATTCAAAACTGTCCAGTTGCTACAAAATGTACAAAACATTGTTTAAATTATGCATTAAAGAAGGAAAATGTTTGCGTGCGTATTCGTATGAACGTAGCAGAAATGATTTACTTTTTGACCTAAATGTTAATACCGATAATGCAGAAATAATTGATGCAGTTTCTGATCCACACGGTTGGGATTCAAATGTAGAAAAGACTTGTTTTTCTTCCATAAATGTGATCTGTCAGCAGTTAGTCCAGTATAAAGGCACAGTTTTTATGTGCTCTTTAACTCCATTGCTGTACAATAGTGGAATCAATGAAGTGTACAAGTCATTTCATAagcttttgaagcaaaatgtaGAGTTGCAAATTGTTGCTATTTTTCATGCTGATGTTCACCCTGCATGTGAAAGTGATATAATTGAATCACTTGCAACAACAGTTATAGATTCTGTTGCCGAAGGCGACAATTTTATTTCTACAGTTCATTACCCAAGTGGCAAAGTATCTAAGCAACTAACTGAATGCAAAATATCACCATCATATGATTTTGTGATTTTGCGAGACATTGAACTATCCCACAATCCTGTTGCAGTGAAACAACCAGATCCAACCGAAAACTTGCCATTCAATTTGAGATTAAAACAAAGTGAGATAGAAGCTCGTAGTCAGCTTCAGCTACCTTATATGAAGATGCAAACTGATGATGATGCTATCATCCAGAATATTTTGGAAAGTGAATATTATGATGAAGATGATCCAGATGATGATCTTGATATTTGA